The Mycolicibacterium smegmatis genome has a window encoding:
- a CDS encoding SLC13 family permease gives MLAPVLALTIFVVAFWFIATERADKVKTVLVAAGLMTLLGLVPGAEVFYSEHEGIDWNVIFLLLGMMVIVGVVKQTGLFDFLAIWAAKRSRGKPFRLMVMLMVITAFASPVLDNVTIILLVAPVTVVICDRLRIPPQPYLIAEVLASNIGGAATLIGDPPNIIIGSRAGLTFNDFLVHMAPIVVVIFALFVVFTRVLFRKELRANHVHIEEVMALQERRAIKDMRLLVRSLIVLNIVIVGFALHSVFHVAPSIVALLGAGVMLLVTDVDINEVLPEVEWPTLVFFMGLFVMVAGLTHTGVIGELGSVAQSAFGDNWLGAATALLFGSSIAGAFIDNIPYTATMTPVVESMVAQAPDAVTGDALWWAFALGACFSGNGTAIAASANVVAIGIAKRAGHPISFWQFTRYGIVVTLLSTALAWVYVWLRYF, from the coding sequence GTGCTGGCTCCGGTTCTGGCGCTGACGATATTCGTCGTCGCCTTCTGGTTCATCGCCACCGAGCGGGCCGACAAGGTCAAGACGGTTCTCGTCGCCGCCGGGCTGATGACCTTGTTGGGTCTGGTGCCCGGCGCGGAGGTGTTCTACTCCGAGCACGAAGGTATCGACTGGAACGTCATCTTCCTGCTGCTCGGCATGATGGTGATCGTCGGCGTGGTCAAACAGACCGGCCTGTTCGACTTCCTCGCCATCTGGGCCGCGAAACGCTCTCGCGGTAAACCGTTCCGGCTGATGGTCATGCTGATGGTCATCACCGCGTTCGCATCGCCGGTGCTCGACAACGTCACGATCATCCTGCTGGTCGCGCCGGTCACGGTCGTGATCTGCGACCGCCTGCGCATCCCGCCGCAGCCCTACCTGATCGCCGAGGTCCTCGCGTCCAACATCGGCGGCGCGGCCACGCTCATCGGTGATCCGCCGAACATCATCATCGGCAGCCGGGCGGGCCTGACGTTCAACGACTTCCTCGTCCACATGGCCCCGATCGTGGTCGTGATCTTCGCACTGTTCGTGGTGTTCACACGCGTGCTGTTCCGGAAAGAGCTGCGCGCCAATCACGTTCACATCGAAGAGGTGATGGCGCTGCAGGAACGGCGCGCCATCAAGGACATGCGCCTGCTGGTCCGGTCCCTGATCGTGCTCAACATCGTCATCGTCGGCTTCGCGCTGCACTCGGTTTTCCACGTCGCCCCTTCGATCGTCGCACTGCTCGGCGCGGGCGTGATGCTGCTGGTCACCGATGTCGACATCAACGAGGTGCTGCCCGAGGTCGAGTGGCCCACGCTGGTGTTCTTCATGGGCCTGTTCGTCATGGTCGCCGGCCTGACGCACACCGGCGTCATCGGGGAACTCGGCTCGGTCGCGCAATCGGCGTTCGGCGACAACTGGCTCGGTGCGGCCACGGCCCTGCTGTTCGGTTCGTCGATCGCGGGCGCGTTCATCGACAACATCCCTTACACCGCGACCATGACCCCGGTGGTCGAGTCGATGGTCGCCCAGGCGCCCGACGCGGTGACCGGCGACGCCCTGTGGTGGGCGTTCGCGCTGGGCGCGTGCTTCAGCGGCAACGGCACCGCGATCGCCGCGAGCGCCAACGTGGTGGCCATCGGCATCGCCAAACGCGCGGGCCATCCGATCAGCTTCTGGCAGTTCACGCGCTACGGCATCGTGGTGACGCTCCTCAGCACGGCCCTGGCCTGGGTATACGTCTGGCTGCGGTACTTCTGA
- a CDS encoding CBS domain-containing protein: MQAHEIAVHPPTVRIDDPVSKAVQLMVVNRLPGLVVVDDLDRPVAVLPGTQVLKLAIPESYRDDPALVRTVDEIHADLFWHGPGKLTVGDCLPNPVATPATVAPDATLLEIATIMANKRSPLIAVVDRDGKLTGAVTLERLLTSLAVAGPGD; this comes from the coding sequence CGACGACCCCGTCTCCAAGGCTGTGCAGTTGATGGTCGTCAATCGGCTGCCGGGCCTGGTGGTCGTCGACGACCTCGATCGTCCGGTGGCTGTGCTGCCCGGCACCCAGGTGCTGAAGTTGGCAATTCCCGAGTCCTACCGCGACGATCCCGCGCTGGTGCGAACGGTCGACGAGATCCACGCCGACCTGTTCTGGCACGGACCCGGCAAGCTCACCGTCGGTGACTGCCTTCCCAACCCCGTCGCCACGCCGGCGACCGTGGCGCCCGACGCCACGCTGCTGGAGATCGCGACGATCATGGCGAACAAGCGCAGCCCGCTGATCGCCGTCGTCGATCGCGACGGAAAGCTCACCGGCGCTGTCACCCTGGAACGGCTGCTGACCAGTCTGGCTGTTGCCGGGCCGGGCGACTGA